From a region of the Methanobacterium formicicum DSM 3637 genome:
- a CDS encoding TrkA family potassium uptake protein has translation MYVVVMGGGRVGLNLASFLIADGHDVTLIENDESLCTNAAAELDALVICGNGTDTKTLEEANVSSADVFVAATGNDEANLLACILVREFKLPKIIARVSEPSHAEAFRKVGIDSVISPEITAASYLEKLIIRPKIADLVVMGKGDAELLDFNLENEKVVGKKVGDISPTEDFIIVAVYENGDITIPKPDIILKKGMKVSILVKTKAAREVMKRFTK, from the coding sequence ATGTATGTGGTTGTAATGGGTGGTGGAAGAGTCGGATTGAACCTGGCTTCCTTCTTAATTGCGGATGGTCATGATGTTACTCTAATTGAAAATGATGAAAGCTTATGCACCAATGCTGCAGCAGAACTGGATGCACTGGTGATCTGCGGTAATGGTACCGATACTAAAACGCTTGAAGAGGCTAATGTGTCCAGTGCAGATGTATTTGTGGCAGCAACTGGTAATGATGAGGCTAATTTACTTGCCTGTATTTTGGTGAGGGAATTTAAACTTCCCAAAATCATCGCCAGGGTAAGTGAACCCAGCCATGCTGAGGCTTTCCGCAAAGTAGGTATTGATTCAGTTATCAGCCCAGAGATCACTGCGGCCAGTTACCTGGAAAAACTGATTATTCGACCTAAAATCGCTGATCTAGTGGTAATGGGAAAAGGTGACGCAGAATTACTTGATTTTAATCTGGAGAATGAAAAAGTAGTAGGAAAGAAAGTTGGAGATATCAGCCCTACCGAAGACTTTATAATCGTTGCAGTTTATGAAAATGGAGATATAACCATCCCCAAACCAGATATCATCTTGAAAAAGGGGATGAAGGTTTCTATACTGGTGAAAACCAAGGCTGCCCGGGAAGTCATGAAAAGATTCACCAAGTAA
- a CDS encoding TIGR00288 family NYN domain-containing protein — translation MRNLEKFKEYIPRMGEPNVKSVALLIDGPNMLRKEFDFDLDVVQEILADYGKIKVGKVFLNQYASDKLIEAIVNQGLSPIIVAGDIDVQMAVEAFEAIHNPNIDVVALMTRNTDFLPLINIAKENGKETLVIGAEPGFSIALKNSADSTIVLKKQHHPHGAV, via the coding sequence ATGCGTAACCTCGAAAAATTTAAAGAATATATTCCCAGAATGGGAGAACCTAATGTAAAAAGTGTTGCTTTATTAATAGATGGACCTAACATGCTACGAAAAGAATTTGATTTCGATCTAGACGTAGTACAAGAAATACTGGCGGATTATGGGAAAATAAAGGTGGGAAAAGTTTTCTTAAACCAGTACGCCTCAGACAAACTTATTGAAGCTATTGTTAACCAGGGCTTATCACCCATAATTGTTGCCGGAGATATTGATGTTCAAATGGCAGTTGAAGCCTTTGAAGCCATACACAACCCCAACATTGATGTGGTGGCATTAATGACCCGTAATACTGATTTTTTACCATTAATCAATATTGCCAAGGAAAATGGAAAAGAAACCCTGGTGATTGGTGCAGAACCCGGTTTCAGCATCGCCTTAAAGAACTCTGCAGACAGCACCATAGTTTTGAAAAAACAACACCACCCCCATGGAGCAGTATAA
- a CDS encoding nitroreductase family protein: MNQVLDIIKSRRSVRKYQDKQIKDEELEKILEAAIYAPTGHNDQPWHFTIIQNRDLINQINEGAKEVMKTMDVEWIANMGKAESLNIFHQAPTIIIVSGRKDATTPLVDCAAAVSNMLLAAESMDIGSCWIGLAKFYFLNGENMEEFGIPENYEVHFGVSLGYKVRKNPEALLRHKNVFNYVDVPSQNINKPNTKLQLGVIMDVIEKRIEETKVAYIPYSGSYELIPEHIQEVGQWVMEKGLEMTGRVYGTYFNSPEDVAEEDLQYEIGFSFAGDAVPEGKIGIKEVPEHTVLSAIHQGPYTEVGPVIHAVVDYAVANGYDIVGPVTEVYLNDPAEVPESELLTDVQFPVMKIK, encoded by the coding sequence ATGAACCAAGTCCTTGACATTATTAAAAGCAGAAGAAGTGTTCGTAAGTATCAGGATAAGCAGATTAAAGATGAAGAGCTGGAAAAAATCCTGGAAGCTGCCATTTATGCCCCTACCGGCCATAATGACCAGCCATGGCATTTTACCATAATTCAAAATAGGGATCTGATAAACCAGATCAATGAAGGTGCCAAGGAAGTTATGAAAACAATGGATGTGGAATGGATAGCGAATATGGGGAAAGCTGAGAGTCTGAACATCTTCCACCAGGCACCAACAATCATAATAGTCTCCGGACGAAAAGATGCCACCACACCCCTGGTTGATTGCGCAGCAGCGGTTAGTAACATGCTCCTGGCTGCAGAAAGTATGGATATTGGTTCATGTTGGATAGGATTGGCCAAATTTTACTTCCTTAATGGAGAGAATATGGAAGAATTCGGCATACCAGAAAATTATGAAGTTCACTTCGGAGTTTCACTTGGTTATAAGGTCCGAAAAAACCCAGAAGCTCTCTTAAGACACAAAAACGTGTTTAATTATGTGGATGTTCCATCACAAAATATTAACAAACCAAACACCAAATTACAATTGGGTGTAATAATGGATGTAATAGAAAAAAGAATAGAAGAGACTAAAGTTGCTTATATTCCATACAGTGGAAGTTATGAACTTATCCCAGAACATATCCAGGAAGTAGGACAGTGGGTTATGGAAAAAGGCCTTGAAATGACTGGTCGGGTTTATGGAACCTATTTCAACAGCCCGGAAGATGTGGCTGAGGAAGATCTGCAATATGAAATCGGCTTTTCATTTGCAGGAGATGCAGTACCAGAAGGCAAGATCGGTATTAAAGAAGTCCCAGAACACACCGTACTTTCAGCCATACATCAAGGTCCTTATACTGAAGTGGGGCCAGTTATACACGCAGTGGTGGATTATGCTGTTGCAAATGGTTATGACATTGTGGGACCAGTAACTGAGGTATATCTAAATGATCCTGCAGAAGTTCCTGAAAGTGAACTTTTAACTGATGTGCAGTTTCCAGTCATGAAAATCAAATAA
- a CDS encoding GyrI-like domain-containing protein, with protein MKIEIKNIPEYQVAFILKKGSYQQIPDTLGKVVGWLMVKNVEIQMPVYGLYYNSPVDVSEEELEWEVGAAFVGELEGEADIKIKTVPSHEAVRTVFKGPYGDAASVYMDLIQYAANEGYQITGPVLESYLNDPSEVSQSEALTEIQFPVVKK; from the coding sequence ATGAAAATCGAAATAAAAAACATCCCAGAATATCAGGTGGCTTTCATCTTAAAGAAAGGAAGTTATCAGCAGATTCCAGATACATTAGGTAAAGTTGTGGGATGGTTAATGGTCAAAAACGTGGAAATTCAAATGCCAGTCTATGGATTATACTATAACAGTCCGGTGGATGTTTCTGAAGAAGAGCTGGAATGGGAAGTTGGAGCAGCCTTTGTTGGGGAATTAGAAGGGGAAGCTGATATTAAGATAAAAACTGTACCATCTCATGAAGCAGTTAGAACTGTTTTTAAAGGACCTTATGGTGACGCAGCATCAGTTTATATGGATCTCATTCAGTACGCAGCAAATGAAGGTTACCAGATCACGGGGCCTGTCCTGGAAAGTTATCTTAATGATCCTTCTGAAGTCTCCCAGAGTGAGGCTTTAACTGAAATACAATTCCCTGTGGTGAAAAAATAG
- a CDS encoding TMEM175 family protein codes for MSKNQDSINLWMTTSRIETLVDGIFAIAMTLLVLSIGVPDIAYNLSEAAFQQQLWLLWPKLMCYALSFWILSGFWRNNHQQFQFIKRSDSSLITINIFWLLFIALVPFSTEIISEYGGTYFTANLIFQLNLLFAGVLYYLNWYYSVWKGLVDETLNESTIKLMRDINLILPLCSVLALGLSFYFYAWGSLAYIISPFLKKILEKKYLS; via the coding sequence ATGTCAAAAAACCAGGATTCTATTAACTTATGGATGACCACCAGCCGTATTGAAACCCTGGTGGATGGTATATTTGCCATTGCCATGACTCTTTTGGTTTTAAGTATTGGAGTCCCTGATATAGCTTATAACTTAAGTGAAGCTGCCTTCCAACAACAGCTCTGGTTATTATGGCCTAAATTAATGTGTTACGCTCTATCTTTCTGGATCCTTTCTGGTTTCTGGCGTAATAATCATCAGCAGTTCCAGTTCATTAAACGTTCTGACTCTTCTTTGATAACCATCAACATCTTCTGGCTGCTATTTATAGCTCTGGTGCCTTTTTCCACTGAAATAATATCAGAATATGGTGGAACTTACTTCACAGCAAACCTAATTTTCCAACTCAACCTTCTATTTGCTGGAGTTTTATACTACTTGAACTGGTACTATTCTGTTTGGAAAGGATTGGTGGATGAAACTCTAAATGAGAGTACAATTAAGTTAATGAGGGACATCAATCTTATTTTACCCCTGTGCTCGGTTCTCGCTTTAGGTTTATCCTTTTATTTCTATGCATGGGGCAGTTTGGCTTATATAATCAGTCCGTTTTTAAAGAAAATACTAGAAAAAAAGTATTTGAGTTAA
- a CDS encoding CDP-alcohol phosphatidyltransferase family protein produces MSKKSLIPSIVTALRLLVAPVLFYTIMTNQYSWAILILILAGITDFLDGYLARRLDASSDSGAYLDVISDFILIVLGFAAFVLKGWYDPFILLLIITMFALFLATSSLKKLVYDPVGKYLGAFLMVMLFVTLLFPEPMIKTILLALLVIICLISIISRFSVFLNRNNG; encoded by the coding sequence ATGTCAAAAAAATCTCTGATTCCATCTATAGTAACTGCACTTCGATTACTGGTAGCACCGGTATTATTCTACACAATAATGACTAATCAGTATTCATGGGCTATTTTAATACTGATTCTTGCAGGAATCACCGATTTTCTGGATGGGTATCTAGCCCGGAGACTGGATGCATCATCTGATAGTGGGGCTTACCTTGACGTTATATCTGATTTCATCCTGATAGTCCTTGGTTTTGCAGCATTTGTCCTTAAAGGATGGTACGATCCATTCATTCTTTTGTTAATCATCACCATGTTTGCACTGTTTTTAGCCACTTCCAGCCTTAAAAAGCTGGTTTACGATCCAGTGGGGAAATACTTAGGTGCCTTTCTCATGGTTATGCTTTTTGTAACACTCCTATTCCCAGAACCAATGATAAAAACAATTTTACTTGCCTTATTGGTGATTATATGTCTTATTTCAATAATAAGTAGGTTTTCAGTATTTTTAAATCGGAATAATGGTTAA
- a CDS encoding flavodoxin domain-containing protein, with product MKALVVYGSRYGTAAEIAQEVARVIKDEGVEVDLEDARGIKDCDVSPYDLVVVGSGIKIGKWTSKSLKFLKDNRSSLANRKVAIFVSCGAANEESSRAEGQEKYLDEVAAKNLINEPLSTGLFGSVYDPEANHGLMFKMVNRSVRKNLQKQGIDPSKRLDYRDWGEIRSWARGLVDKLKNDS from the coding sequence ATGAAAGCATTAGTTGTATATGGAAGCAGATACGGAACAGCCGCTGAAATAGCCCAGGAAGTAGCCCGTGTTATTAAAGATGAAGGAGTTGAAGTTGACCTGGAAGATGCAAGAGGAATTAAGGATTGTGATGTTTCCCCCTATGACCTGGTAGTGGTGGGAAGTGGAATAAAAATTGGTAAATGGACCAGTAAATCCCTTAAATTTCTTAAAGACAATAGATCTTCCTTAGCAAATAGAAAAGTTGCCATTTTTGTCAGCTGTGGGGCCGCCAATGAAGAAAGTAGCAGAGCGGAAGGTCAGGAAAAATACTTGGATGAAGTGGCAGCCAAAAACTTGATAAACGAACCATTATCAACTGGACTCTTTGGCAGTGTTTACGATCCTGAAGCCAACCATGGCCTGATGTTTAAAATGGTTAACCGTTCCGTGAGGAAAAATCTCCAAAAACAGGGCATAGACCCATCTAAACGCTTAGATTACCGTGACTGGGGTGAAATAAGAAGTTGGGCACGGGGTCTGGTTGATAAGTTAAAAAATGATTCATAA
- a CDS encoding MarR family winged helix-turn-helix transcriptional regulator encodes MKDSNEIKEEYRSERLEMEKYILIVLFLIQQRWGYIINKDLANDQITTKQWLMMIVMANAFQNPPSMQEVADAMSTTHQNVKQLATRLEARGFLKIEQDPENRRIHRLNVTAECFEYWDKRTPEDAESVTALFKGLDDIDIKNLFEIMGKLEKTSSELYRESKK; translated from the coding sequence ATGAAGGATTCAAATGAAATTAAGGAAGAATACCGTTCGGAAAGGTTGGAGATGGAAAAATACATATTAATTGTCTTATTCCTAATTCAGCAGCGATGGGGATACATAATCAACAAAGATCTTGCCAATGACCAGATAACCACTAAACAATGGTTAATGATGATCGTAATGGCAAATGCATTCCAAAATCCCCCTTCCATGCAAGAAGTGGCTGATGCCATGAGCACCACCCACCAGAATGTTAAACAACTTGCTACTCGTCTGGAAGCCAGGGGTTTTTTGAAAATAGAACAAGACCCCGAAAATAGGCGTATTCACCGTTTAAATGTCACTGCAGAATGTTTTGAATACTGGGATAAGAGAACTCCAGAAGATGCTGAATCAGTGACCGCATTATTCAAAGGACTGGATGACATTGATATAAAAAATTTATTTGAAATAATGGGTAAACTGGAAAAAACATCCAGTGAATTATATAGGGAATCTAAAAAATAA
- a CDS encoding copper-translocating P-type ATPase produces the protein MEHSHSGHEMDHGMEKKTGGHDHHHMIADFKRRFLICLVLTIPVIFLTPMIQDILSIREIISFYGDSHVLFFLSSVIYFYGGYPFFKGMYSEFKSQIPGMMTLVTVAITTAYIYSSAVVFGFKGELFFLELVTLIDIMLLGHWLEMRSVMGASRALEELVKLLPSSAHKMMHGEIIEVPLEKLEVGDQLLVKPGEKVPADGQITSGETNIDESMLTGESEPVYKKVGSEVIAGSINGDGSIQLEILKTGKDSFLSQVITLVEEAQASQSKTQNLADRFAMYLTIIALTGGFITLVVWMIVTAQDLAFSLERAVTVMVTTCPHALGLAIPLVVAVSTALSARNGLLIRNRTSFEKARNINAIIFDKTGTLTRGEFGVTDVISTDETLDNESILKYAASLEAYSEHPIARGVAVESKDHLPVENFKSTPGKGVEGIVGGKTVNVVSSGYLKEIGLEFKDEKVDEVLSQGKTTVFVMVDGQVKGAIALADIIRPESRETIARLKEMGIKCLMITGDKAEVAEWVSQEVGLDQYFAEVLPSDKAKKVKEIQEEGLIVAMTGDGINDAPALAQADVGIAIGAGTDVAIEAADIILVRSNPLDALHIIQLARSTYRKMLENLAWGAGYNIFAIPLAAGVLSAYGIILTPAMGAVLMSASTIIVAVNSRFLRMEK, from the coding sequence ATGGAACATTCTCATTCGGGCCATGAAATGGACCATGGAATGGAAAAGAAAACCGGTGGCCATGACCATCACCATATGATCGCAGACTTTAAAAGACGTTTCTTGATTTGTTTAGTTTTAACCATTCCTGTAATCTTTTTAACACCAATGATCCAAGATATTCTCAGTATCCGAGAGATAATAAGCTTTTATGGGGATTCGCATGTTCTGTTCTTTTTATCATCCGTAATCTATTTTTACGGAGGATATCCCTTCTTTAAGGGTATGTATAGTGAGTTTAAGTCACAAATACCGGGGATGATGACCTTGGTGACGGTGGCCATAACCACTGCCTATATTTACAGTAGTGCTGTAGTTTTCGGATTTAAAGGTGAGCTATTCTTCCTGGAACTGGTTACTTTAATTGATATCATGCTTTTGGGGCACTGGCTGGAGATGCGATCAGTCATGGGGGCCTCCCGAGCCCTGGAAGAACTGGTAAAACTCCTACCCTCATCTGCCCATAAAATGATGCATGGTGAGATCATTGAGGTTCCACTGGAAAAACTGGAAGTAGGAGATCAACTACTGGTTAAACCTGGAGAGAAAGTTCCTGCTGATGGGCAGATTACAAGTGGTGAAACCAATATTGATGAATCCATGCTAACTGGCGAGTCAGAGCCAGTGTATAAAAAGGTTGGAAGTGAGGTTATAGCAGGATCAATAAATGGAGATGGCTCAATCCAATTAGAAATCCTGAAAACAGGTAAGGATTCTTTCTTGTCTCAAGTGATAACTCTGGTGGAAGAAGCCCAGGCTAGCCAATCCAAAACACAGAACTTGGCAGATCGTTTCGCCATGTATTTGACAATAATAGCTCTTACTGGAGGTTTTATAACTCTGGTTGTCTGGATGATAGTTACTGCACAGGATCTGGCCTTTTCTCTCGAGCGAGCGGTTACGGTAATGGTAACCACATGTCCACACGCACTGGGACTGGCCATACCTCTGGTGGTGGCGGTTTCAACGGCATTATCTGCCAGAAACGGGTTACTAATAAGAAACAGAACCTCTTTTGAGAAAGCACGTAACATAAATGCTATAATCTTTGATAAAACCGGAACATTAACTCGAGGGGAGTTTGGTGTGACTGATGTGATCTCCACTGATGAAACACTTGATAATGAATCAATTTTAAAATATGCAGCATCCCTGGAGGCTTATTCTGAACATCCCATTGCTCGAGGTGTGGCAGTAGAGTCCAAGGATCATTTACCGGTGGAAAATTTCAAATCAACCCCTGGTAAGGGTGTAGAAGGCATAGTTGGGGGAAAAACAGTAAATGTGGTCAGTTCAGGATACTTAAAAGAAATTGGGCTTGAATTTAAAGATGAAAAAGTTGATGAAGTATTATCCCAGGGAAAAACCACGGTCTTTGTCATGGTTGATGGTCAAGTAAAGGGTGCTATTGCACTGGCTGACATCATCCGCCCTGAGTCAAGGGAAACTATTGCGCGCCTCAAGGAAATGGGCATCAAATGCCTCATGATTACCGGAGATAAGGCAGAAGTGGCTGAATGGGTTTCCCAGGAAGTGGGTCTGGATCAGTATTTTGCTGAGGTCCTACCCTCGGATAAGGCCAAAAAAGTAAAAGAAATACAGGAAGAGGGGTTGATTGTAGCAATGACTGGTGATGGTATCAATGATGCCCCTGCACTGGCTCAGGCTGATGTGGGAATTGCCATTGGTGCTGGAACCGATGTGGCCATAGAAGCAGCAGACATAATCCTGGTCCGGAGTAACCCATTAGATGCTCTTCACATTATACAGTTAGCCCGCTCCACCTACCGGAAAATGTTGGAAAACTTGGCCTGGGGGGCAGGTTACAACATATTTGCCATACCTTTAGCAGCAGGTGTTTTATCAGCTTATGGGATAATTTTAACCCCTGCCATGGGGGCAGTGTTAATGTCCGCCAGTACTATAATTGTGGCGGTTAATTCCAGGTTTTTGAGGATGGAAAAGTAG
- a CDS encoding RDD family protein, which yields MDRITFLDNAHQGKNNWWRYLLTSAFAWIGPFILILIVLIPFIILSQPVKMDINPTNVENAIDPLILMVMLGVYYTLSFVLFYLCSRFIQAKTIKKMITTVSKFNWKNVLKGAGLWSIIIGASLVVDVLINPSPVKLSLDLPFLTLLIASIIIFTIQASFEEIFFRGYLMQGIGLLTRKPFIPLFLTSVIFAIGHFWNGTSIITGITAVVNMFIFGMVLGIITLGENGLETAIGAHIANNILVTSIVGNVGIINDLPAMLTFGGGSSFGVPYFILPFILLAIVFWKKNDRIGLIFKTQEKLNDINQTSTPIQCVKCKTINPGIAVYCGECGGKVVREYASTPRKLVAFLIDMALLLVISGVLLVMFVLTFSIYNQDTFSPELISGIWIILTSIIIFVYLVLMEKNGNTIGKIAMGIKVVQEDTQKPISYPQSIARNLFLVADLIPFIIPGLLGLIVSAKSDKKQRIGDMVAGTVVIKKQEL from the coding sequence ATGGATCGAATAACCTTTTTAGATAACGCCCATCAAGGAAAAAACAACTGGTGGAGATATCTCCTGACCAGTGCTTTCGCCTGGATAGGGCCATTTATACTGATTTTAATAGTCTTAATTCCATTTATCATCCTGAGTCAACCTGTTAAAATGGATATAAACCCAACTAACGTGGAAAATGCCATAGATCCCCTAATTTTAATGGTAATGCTCGGGGTTTATTACACCCTATCCTTCGTACTATTTTATCTTTGTTCTCGTTTTATCCAGGCTAAAACAATTAAAAAAATGATTACAACTGTTTCCAAGTTTAACTGGAAGAATGTGTTAAAGGGAGCTGGTCTTTGGTCCATTATCATAGGTGCTTCCCTGGTGGTGGATGTGCTCATCAATCCATCACCAGTTAAATTATCACTGGATCTGCCATTTTTAACCCTTTTAATTGCAAGCATCATCATTTTCACAATACAGGCCTCCTTCGAAGAAATCTTCTTCAGAGGGTATCTCATGCAGGGGATAGGACTCTTAACCCGAAAACCATTCATCCCCCTCTTTTTGACTTCAGTTATTTTTGCCATTGGACATTTCTGGAACGGAACCAGTATTATAACCGGAATCACAGCAGTAGTTAATATGTTCATTTTTGGGATGGTACTGGGCATCATCACCTTAGGAGAAAACGGTCTGGAAACAGCTATTGGAGCCCATATTGCCAATAACATCCTGGTTACAAGCATTGTGGGTAATGTTGGTATTATAAATGACCTTCCAGCCATGTTAACCTTTGGGGGCGGATCATCCTTTGGTGTTCCTTATTTCATCTTACCATTCATCCTCTTGGCCATTGTATTCTGGAAAAAAAATGATAGAATCGGGCTGATATTTAAAACACAGGAAAAATTAAATGACATTAACCAAACATCCACCCCAATCCAGTGTGTTAAGTGTAAAACCATCAATCCTGGAATCGCAGTTTACTGTGGAGAATGTGGAGGGAAAGTAGTAAGAGAATATGCTTCCACTCCCAGAAAACTGGTGGCTTTCCTCATTGATATGGCACTGCTACTGGTGATATCTGGAGTTTTACTGGTTATGTTTGTTCTAACTTTTTCAATCTACAACCAGGATACATTCAGCCCAGAGTTAATTTCTGGAATATGGATAATTCTAACCAGCATCATAATCTTTGTTTACCTGGTTTTAATGGAAAAAAACGGGAATACAATAGGCAAAATTGCCATGGGAATAAAAGTGGTCCAGGAAGATACTCAAAAACCTATTAGTTATCCTCAGAGCATTGCACGAAACCTTTTTTTAGTTGCAGATCTGATTCCCTTTATTATACCAGGTTTATTAGGCCTGATAGTCAGCGCAAAATCCGATAAAAAACAGAGAATTGGAGATATGGTTGCAGGAACTGTGGTAATCAAAAAGCAGGAACTATAA
- a CDS encoding cation-translocating P-type ATPase has translation MSKDNQPNHQPNHQPNHQPNHQPNHQPNHQHNHQHNHKHNPQQCTEDENSPDTCSCCGGDLFEEKQPQWKHKPLLIIITSAVIFAIGIILENFLNQGLLAEVAFLAVVAVAGFGIIKGAFKGLLKLRFNMNLLITIAAAGAFLIGHGEEGAAVMFLFYVAEFLEDYASERARSSIAALLKLAPETAHVIRNGQELEIHTHDVNLDEKMVVRPGDKVPLDGLVVRGASAVDQSPITGESIPVTKKEGDEVFAGSINTEGYLEIMVTRKSDETIISRIIELVRESKNKKSKTEAFIDRFATYYTPTVILAAVLVALIPPFLLNMSFDEWFYRALVLLVVSCPCALAISTPVSMVSGITAATRNGVLIKGGEYVEEMKNVKAMVFDKTGTLTEGRLEVANIISFNDNSQENILQLAASLESHSKHPLARAILQKATDEGLKLEEVHNFKSITGTGLKGEIRGNTFYVGNKTLFKNSGIINERESQDNNILEDNDILEKIRGYEAEGKTTILVGTEQEVMGLMVLMDRIRDDAPETVKFLKNNGILTVMLTGDTEGTARRVASQLGLDEYYHSLLPEDKVRKIDELVKHHGHVAMVGDGVNDAPALARANIGIAMGAAGSDVAIETADVALMHDDLSKLEYLLKLSQKTMGVVQQNVALSILVKSSFAIMAVLGLVTLWMAVGIGDMGLSLAVILNAIRIGSQKIQ, from the coding sequence ATGTCAAAAGACAATCAACCTAATCATCAACCTAATCATCAACCTAATCATCAACCTAATCATCAACCTAATCATCAACCTAATCATCAGCATAATCATCAGCATAATCATAAACATAACCCTCAACAATGTACAGAAGACGAAAATTCGCCAGATACTTGCAGCTGCTGTGGAGGGGACCTTTTCGAGGAAAAACAGCCCCAATGGAAACATAAACCCCTACTAATCATCATTACCTCTGCTGTAATCTTTGCTATTGGTATAATACTTGAAAATTTCCTGAACCAGGGGCTCCTGGCGGAGGTTGCTTTCCTGGCTGTGGTGGCAGTGGCTGGTTTTGGAATAATTAAAGGGGCATTTAAAGGTTTGTTGAAGCTCCGTTTCAACATGAACCTTTTAATAACCATTGCGGCTGCTGGGGCATTTTTGATAGGTCACGGTGAAGAGGGTGCTGCAGTGATGTTCCTGTTCTATGTGGCTGAGTTTCTGGAAGACTATGCCAGTGAAAGAGCACGCAGCTCAATAGCAGCCCTCCTTAAACTTGCACCTGAAACTGCACATGTCATTAGAAATGGCCAGGAACTCGAGATTCATACTCATGACGTGAACCTGGATGAGAAAATGGTGGTCCGTCCTGGTGACAAGGTACCTCTGGATGGATTGGTGGTCAGGGGTGCATCGGCAGTGGATCAATCTCCCATAACCGGGGAAAGTATACCAGTCACCAAAAAAGAGGGTGATGAAGTCTTTGCAGGTTCAATCAACACCGAAGGTTACCTGGAAATAATGGTAACCCGGAAGTCAGATGAAACCATCATATCCCGAATAATAGAACTGGTCCGTGAATCTAAAAATAAAAAATCAAAAACAGAAGCATTCATTGACCGCTTTGCCACATATTACACTCCCACAGTAATCCTTGCAGCGGTATTGGTGGCATTAATCCCCCCATTCCTCCTGAACATGTCATTTGATGAATGGTTCTACCGGGCCCTGGTTTTACTGGTGGTATCCTGCCCCTGCGCCCTGGCAATATCCACCCCAGTCTCAATGGTTTCAGGGATCACCGCGGCCACCAGAAATGGTGTTCTCATAAAAGGTGGAGAATACGTGGAGGAAATGAAGAATGTGAAGGCAATGGTCTTTGATAAAACAGGAACCTTAACCGAAGGTCGCCTGGAAGTGGCAAATATCATCAGCTTCAATGACAATTCCCAAGAGAATATTTTACAATTAGCTGCTTCCCTTGAATCACATTCCAAACACCCCCTGGCCAGAGCCATACTCCAGAAAGCAACAGATGAAGGTTTAAAACTGGAAGAGGTTCATAACTTCAAATCCATAACCGGGACCGGTTTAAAGGGTGAGATCAGGGGAAACACATTCTATGTGGGAAATAAAACCCTCTTTAAAAATTCAGGTATTATCAATGAAAGAGAATCTCAGGATAATAATATTCTGGAGGATAACGATATTCTGGAGAAAATAAGAGGATATGAAGCGGAAGGTAAAACCACCATCTTAGTTGGGACCGAACAGGAGGTTATGGGTTTAATGGTGTTAATGGATCGCATCAGGGATGATGCTCCAGAAACTGTTAAATTCCTTAAAAACAATGGTATCCTGACGGTAATGCTCACGGGTGATACTGAGGGCACTGCCCGGAGGGTGGCATCCCAGTTAGGTCTGGATGAGTATTACCACAGTCTGCTACCAGAGGATAAAGTTAGAAAGATAGATGAACTGGTTAAGCACCACGGGCATGTGGCCATGGTGGGTGATGGTGTTAACGATGCACCTGCCCTGGCAAGGGCCAACATAGGAATTGCCATGGGTGCAGCAGGTTCAGATGTGGCCATTGAAACTGCTGATGTGGCCCTGATGCACGATGACCTGTCCAAACTGGAATACCTTCTTAAACTGAGCCAGAAAACAATGGGCGTGGTGCAGCAGAACGTGGCACTCTCCATACTGGTTAAAAGTTCCTTTGCCATCATGGCAGTGTTGGGTTTGGTGACACTGTGGATGGCTGTGGGAATTGGAGACATGGGCCTTAGCCTGGCAGTTATACTCAACGCTATCCGCATAGGCAGTCAGAAAATCCAGTAA